The window GAGGATCGCTTCACGCTTCTCGAGGTCACGTTAAAGCCCGGCGTCAAGGTCGAGGTAGGGGAAAGAGTCTACATAGGCGTAGGCCAGCGGGATAAGGTCGACAAGATAGTGCGCAGGATAAAGTTCGAGGATCTCCAGCCGCCGGCTAGGGAGGCCCTCGCCCAGCTCGTGAGGCAGATAGTGCAGTCCCAAGAGCAGAAGTACGTGGACTGGTTCAACAAGGCGGGTCCCCTCACCCTGAAGATGCACTCGCTGGAGCTCCTCCAAGGGATAGGCAAGAAGAAGGTCCAGGAAATATTGGCCGAGAGGAGGAAGAAGCCGTTCGAGAGCTACGAGGACATAAGGAAACGGGTAGGCGTGGATCCCGTGGAGTTGCTGGTCGGCAGAATAATGGCGGAGATACAGGGCAAAGATCCCTACTATATATTTGTCGCCCCTCCCCCCTCGGAGGCTACTTAACCCTCGTGATCTTGTAGCGGTCCAAGATCTGCCAGACCTCCACCTCAACGCCTGAGGCCAGCTTGCCCTTGGCCTCCTCCTCCACGTACTTCATCGGCACTTCGAGGGTCTTGTAGTCCCGCATATCCATCAGCTGGACCGTGTCGCCGGATATTGCCAGGACTTGGGCCGTGAACTTCTCTATTATGGGGACCTCCACCTGCGTGTCGACGGGCACGCTGAGAGTCCTCTTGACGTTGTCGAAAAGCCCGACGGCTACGACCCTCGCCTTGGCGGACCCGTGTTTCCCCGTCTTCGACTTCTCTATCTCGACAACTCGGCAAGGCTCTCCGTCTATTACTATGTACGAGCCCTCCTTCAACTCGCCGACTTCTACATACTTGGTGCTCATAGAAGCCGTTGAAGGTACAGTTTAAGAATATAACGCTCGACGGCCTCGCCTTCGCGCGGACTGCTTCCAGCGGTTCAACTTATGCTCTGGTTCCTAGGCGAGCTTTACTGAGACCGGCGCTCACGGACGGCCGTCCGCCGCTTCAAGACGACGAGCTCCAGCTTCCTCCCGTCACACGTCTGCAAAAGCAACGTGCTCTTCACGTCGTATTTCTTGACGAGCTCGGCCAGCTCGTCCTCGTCCCTCACGGCCTTTATCCTAAACGCGCCGTAGTCCACGTCTACAAGGCCGCAGGCGAGGCAGGAGCCCAAGGCCTTATCTATGGCGTTGGAGGCGCAGATGTATCTGGCCTCGTGGACCACCGCACTTAGCTTCTCCACGTCGTCTAGGACGGGGTTGAAAGCCACTGCCACCAGCTTGGCGTTGGGGATCGTGCCGTTAAAGCGCTCTAGCCTCCTCGCGTAGGCCTCAACCCTCTTGGGGTCCACCGAGTCGGTATAGAGGACGACATCGGCGTTGGAGAGGATCTTCACCGCCTCCGGCGTCAAGTCCCCGCTGACGTCGACGAGGTAAAGGCCCTCCAGCTCGGGCGCCGGGTAGAGCCTGTTTAGCAAAACTCTGTGGAGGAACTTCCTGCCCCTCGAGGGATCCATGACGCTGATTATGTAGCCGAGCTCGCGGAGCTTGACCAACGCAGATCTCAACGTCCTGGTCGAAAGGCCGGTGCCCCTCCTCAAATCGTCGAAGGTTAGCCAGACCCGCGAGTTGTACAGAGCCTCGAAGGCCATATAGTACAGCACCAGCCGCTGGGCCGGGGTCAGCTCACCTCCCGACATAGCCGCACACGGGGCAGTTCTCGTCCCTCTCCACCCGTATCTCGTCGAAGGCCATGTGTTTGAGGTCGACGACCAGCAACTTGCCGGCGAGCGACGGCGAGCCGAGGGCCGTCCTGAAGACCTCCAGAGCCATTATCGACGCCACGAGGCCTACGACGGGGCCCAACACGGGGCAGAACCCCTGGGCGCAGGAGGGGAGCGACTTGAGCCGGCCGAAGAGGTCCTGGAGACAGGGAGTGACGCCGGGGATTACCGTGGTGACGTGGCCGTACCATTCCTGCACCGCGCCGTGCACCAACGGCTTGCGGGCCCCCACCGCCGCTCTGTTGACCACGTGCCTCGTCGCCCAGTTGTCCAAGGCATCGACCAGCACGTCGGCCTTCGCGGCCAGCTCCGAGGCGAGGGACGGGCTTATCTCCTCGGCCACCGGCTCCACCTCGACCTCGGGGTTTATGTCTCTGAGGCGCCTCGCGGCGGCCTCGGCCTTGAGGGCGCCAACGTCCGATGTGGAGTAGAGGACCTGTCTGTGTAGATCCGGCAACGACACCTTGTCCGAGTCGACGAGGTAGAGTCTTCCGAAGCCGCCGGCCGCGAGGTAATACGCCACGTGGGTCCCCAGCCCGCCGACGCCGAAGACCGCGACGGACGTCCGCCTCAGCCTCCTCTGGCCCTCATCGCCTATGACGGCGATCTGTCTGCTATATCTGTCGAATATCTTCAACACAGACGACTAAGCCGGTCAATATATAAGCGCTACAGCGCCCGAGAGGGCGAGCAGAGCCAAGGCGGCCCAGTACGCCTTGCAGTAGGCGCCGCCGCAGGCCAGATCGCCCATGACGTCTCTGTCCATTGCCAGAAGGCCCAGCAAGACGCCGGGCACCACCAGCACCAGAGGCGAGACGGCCATGAGCTCCAGCGCAATCTCGGCGGCGTTGTTGCCGGGCAT of the Thermoproteus uzoniensis 768-20 genome contains:
- a CDS encoding helix-turn-helix domain-containing protein translates to MSGGELTPAQRLVLYYMAFEALYNSRVWLTFDDLRRGTGLSTRTLRSALVKLRELGYIISVMDPSRGRKFLHRVLLNRLYPAPELEGLYLVDVSGDLTPEAVKILSNADVVLYTDSVDPKRVEAYARRLERFNGTIPNAKLVAVAFNPVLDDVEKLSAVVHEARYICASNAIDKALGSCLACGLVDVDYGAFRIKAVRDEDELAELVKKYDVKSTLLLQTCDGRKLELVVLKRRTAVRERRSQ
- a CDS encoding HesA/MoeB/ThiF family protein, which produces MKIFDRYSRQIAVIGDEGQRRLRRTSVAVFGVGGLGTHVAYYLAAGGFGRLYLVDSDKVSLPDLHRQVLYSTSDVGALKAEAAARRLRDINPEVEVEPVAEEISPSLASELAAKADVLVDALDNWATRHVVNRAAVGARKPLVHGAVQEWYGHVTTVIPGVTPCLQDLFGRLKSLPSCAQGFCPVLGPVVGLVASIMALEVFRTALGSPSLAGKLLVVDLKHMAFDEIRVERDENCPVCGYVGR
- a CDS encoding translation initiation factor IF-5A, which codes for MSTKYVEVGELKEGSYIVIDGEPCRVVEIEKSKTGKHGSAKARVVAVGLFDNVKRTLSVPVDTQVEVPIIEKFTAQVLAISGDTVQLMDMRDYKTLEVPMKYVEEEAKGKLASGVEVEVWQILDRYKITRVK
- a CDS encoding DUF655 domain-containing protein — its product is MRKREDYGYVLDIIPPELAAYKLPARIRREFPRDSTYAHVLGEDRFTLLEVTLKPGVKVEVGERVYIGVGQRDKVDKIVRRIKFEDLQPPAREALAQLVRQIVQSQEQKYVDWFNKAGPLTLKMHSLELLQGIGKKKVQEILAERRKKPFESYEDIRKRVGVDPVELLVGRIMAEIQGKDPYYIFVAPPPSEAT